CCCCCATCACCATTGAAAAAGGCCGCTGGTACGACATCAAGGTCGAGGTGCAGCAAAACCACATCAAACTTTACCTGGATGGCACCCTGATCCATGACCTTGTGGATGCCCCTTCCTCTGCCGGACCCCTTTACAGCGCCAGCACCCTGGACCAGCACACCGGGGATGTGATCCTGAAAGTGGTCAACACCTCAGGCAACGCCCAGACCACCCAGATCAACCTGAACGGCATGGCCAACCTGCAACCCGAAGCGGATGTGATCGAACTGGCCTCAGCATCCGGTCAGGACGAGAACTCTTTTGCAGCACCCGATCAGGTCAAACCCGTGACCAAAAGGCTTTCCGGGGTGGGAGAGCACTTCAGTTATGATTTCCCGGCTTACTCCGTCACCATTCTGCTCCTGCACACCAGCCAGAATGCCCAGATTGCAAGCGTCCAGCCCGTGACCCTGAACGTTCCGGTGGGCAAAGCCCCTGAACTGCCTGCCACTGTCAGCGTGAAGAAACACGATGGCCGCACCGAGGAAGTCAAAGTGCTCTGGAAGAACGTGGACGCTGTGCAATACAGCACCCCTGGCACTTTTGAAGTGAAGGGCACCCTGGAAGGCACAGACCTGCACGCCGTGGCACAGGTGACCGTCACTCCTTGAGCCCCTGAGTTCCCTGCAGAACCCCGCCGGTCACAAGCTGGTGGGGTTTTTCTCTGAACTTGACTTCTCCCTCTGCAGGGCAAAGAGTGAGGGCATGCTTGACCTTTCGATGTTTGAAACCTTTCCCATTCTGGAAACCGAACGCCTGATTTTGCGTGAAATTCAAGCCACAGACGCCCCCGCCATTTACAAACTCTTCTCCAACCCCGAAGTGACCCGCTATCACGGCACCAGCACCTTTCAGGACCCGGAACAGGCCGATGATTTCGTGCACTTCGTACAGGCCCGCTACCAGCAAAAAGGCGGCATCCGCTGGGCCATTGAACTGAAAGCCACAGGAGAACTGCTGGGCACGCTGGGGCTCAACAGCATCGTGCAGCAGAGAACCGTGATTGGTTATGACCTCTCAGAAGCACACTGGGGCAAAGGCTACATGCCCGAAGCCGTACAGGCCATGCTGGATTACGCTTTTCAGATTGGACTGTATCGGGTGCAGGCCCTGGTGATCCCGGGAAACCACGGCTCTGTGCGGGTGCTGGAAAAACTGGGGTTCCAGCAGGAGGGCCTGCTGCGTGCGTGGTACCACTGGGAAGGGCGGTACTGGGACATGCTGAGTTTTTCTTTGCTCAGGACGGACAGGCAAAAGGGCGCAGAAGGCTGAGGGTCGAGGGCAGAAAGCAGAAGGCAAAAAGCACAAGAACCGAGGACCGAGAGCCAAGGGCTAAAAGCCAAAGGCTGAGGATCGAGGGCAAAAACACAGATGGACCTCAGACCATTGCCCGATGCCTCTACACTTTTTCTTGCTCCAACCCTGGGCAGGAGAGGTGAAGCACCTGAAAATGTATGCCCATCTGTTCTGAGGGGTCAGTGGTCCACAGGGCAAACAGCACCTGTTCCCAGGTTCTGAGATCCAGGCCAGACACCGCACAATGGAGCGCTGGATGGTCTTGCAGGGCGTTCAGCTGGTTTTCTGCCTCGTGAATGGCTTCTGACAGGTCTTTTCCTGCAGCAATTGGGATTCTGAGCAAGGTGGCCCACACTGGAGATTTCCCAAAAACTTTTCCCTTCTGGAACTGCATCTCCATCCAGTGTTCCACAGAAGGGCGACCAAAATCCTGGCTCAGGCCAGCAAATCCCGGTCCCAGCAGAAATTCACGCATGGCATGTTCTGAATGCCACAGGTAAAAAGGAGAATAGGAGTTGACGGTGGATCCTGCTTTGCCGGATTCTCGCAACAGGTAGGCTTTGAAGGTCAATCCGGGAAGCTGGTCCAGGGCATGTCCACGGGTGCGGACCCTTTCCCGGATGGTTTCCATGTTGTGATCTCCGGGCAAATGGATGTCATAGTGCATCAGACCCATGATTGGACCTCCAGCATCTGGGCCAGCCCACAACCAAACGACCAGTCTTCCCGGGTGTTGATCTGCACAATCACCATCACGTCTTCAGGACGCACCTGCAGGTCCTGTAAAAGCCTGGAGGCCAGGGTCTGGTAAAGCAAGGTTTTGGTGGCTGTGCTTCTGGGGCGACCAGCAACAATCTCAATCAGGATCAGGTCATGGCTGCGCTGAATGTCCAGGTAATCCGGACTGAAGTAAAAGTGACCTTCTGACAGAGTATGAATCACCTGAAAGCGGTCTTTGGTGGGCACTTCAAAGGTGTCCACCAGGGTGTGGTGGATGGTGTCTGCAAGGGTCTGGAGAAAAGTCGGGGTTTTTCCCTGATGCAGGGAAATGCGAACAAAAGGCATGCTTTTCACCTCCTGGGTCAGCAAGCTGATTGCAGTGTAGGTCCCGGGCATTCTTCTGTCCATCAGAACTTTTTGCACAAACCCTTTGATAAAATCGAAGCATGCCACGCAAACACGTTCACCTGGAACTTGATGTCCTGCGCACCTTTGTCACCGGGGTGGATCTGGGAAACTTTGGGCGTGCAGCAGAGCGCCTTTCCCGTTCTCCATCGGCCATCAGCAGCCAGTTGAAGAAACTGGAACAGCAGGCGGGCACCCCCATTTTTCAGAAATCAGGACGGGGCCTCGCCCTCACCGAAGCAGGAGAGGTGCTGCTGGGACAGGCCCGCAAACTGCTGGACCTCAACGATGAAACCGTAAATCGCCTGAGGGGAATGGAGCTGCAGGGAGAGGTGCGTCTGGGCATCCAGGAAGATTTTGCCGAGGGCATCCTCTCGGATGTGCTGGCCCGTTTTGCCCGCAGCCATCCCCGCATTCACATGCAAGCAAAAGTGGCCCGCAACAGGGACCTCAAAACCGCTGTGGAAACAGATGACCTGGACCTCGCCCTGCTGTGGGACGATGGCACAGCTCCCCTCCACATGCAAAGGCTGTTAGAGGTGCCGATGGTCTGGATTGGTCCAGCTGCACCCAGAACCCTGATCTGGTCTACGGAAGATCCACTGCCTCTGGCGGCTTTCGAGGCCCCCTGTCTGTTCCGGTCAGAAGGGACAGCCCATCTGGATGCTGCAGATCAACCATGGAGAATGACCTTCACCAGCCCCAGCCTTGCAGGTCTGTGGGCCGCAGTTTCTGCAGGTCTTGGCGTGACCATCCGCACCCCACTGGGACTGCCAGACAGCGTTCAGGTGATCCGGGATGGGTCTTTGCCAGAGTTGCCCCGAATTCCACTCGCCCTTTACCGTGTGAATCCTGCACCTGATGCCAGTGTCTTGCGTTTGCAGGAGATCCTGCAGGAGGTTTTACAGGACATTCTGCAGCCCTGAATCAGTACATGCGTTCCCGGTAGCTTTCTTCAAGCCCTTGCTGAACGCTTTCACGGGTGGCTCCACTGTTGCGGGCATGAGCAGCAATCATGGCCGGGATGTCCACCTCTGGAGCGGTGTCTTCCCGGTCTCCCCAGAGTTTGGAGCGCAGCACGGCCTTGCCGCAATGGGCAAAGCACTCCTCCACCGTCACGGCCAGGGCAAGTTTAGGCACCTTGCCCTGCACCTGCATGGTTTCCAGATGCTCAGGATCGGTGATGATTCTGGCGCTGCCATTGACCCGGAAGGTCTCGCTTTTGCCAGGGATGAAGAAAATCAGGCCCACATGGGGATTGGACAGCACATTGCGGTAACCATCCGCCAGACGGTTGCCCGGACGCTCAGGAATCAAGAGGGTGTGGTCGTCCAGCACCTGCACAAAACCCGGTGCATCCCCTTTGGGTGAGGCGTCGCACAGGCCGTCCTGATCAGAGGTGCTGAGCACCAGAAAAGGTGAGTGGGCAATGAAGTTTCTGGCGTGTTCGTCCAGGGCCGTGCGCTTCTTGTTTTTCACCAGTGGGCTGGGCTCTCCGCCCAGCAATACGGTCAATTCCGCTTCGGTGGTCAGCACCTGTTTAAAGTCAGGTTTAAAGTCGGGCATGCTTCCAGTATGGAGGACACACCCGACCCCTAAACCATCTGGCTTATTTCTGTTTACTCCTGTGGGACTTCCCCACGGTATTCCAGCAAACCTGCATTGCTCAGGTAAACCGGGCCTTTTTGCAACATGGTGGTGATGGCAATGAATTCCAGCGGATCATTGACGGTCAAGAGTTGCCACGACCCATCATCAAGCTGCACGCTGATCTGGTGGGTATTGGTGGGGTAATGCCATTGCAGGGTGTAGGACTTGATGGCTCTGGAGGACACTTCCACATCGTTCAAATTCAGTTCATCTGCCATGGGCTCTCCTGAGGGCAACACAATTTTGGGTGTCCTCATCGTACTGCAAGAGCATCGGGTCAGGTGTGAGGCCAGGTGAGCTGGTCGGATTGCTGGTCAGCTCAAAAGGCTGAAAGCAGACACCCATCTGCTATACACTACACAGCATGCACCTGCAGAAAGCCCTTCCCGATGACGCTTCAGAACTGGCGAAGTACAACCGGGATTTGATCCAGGACGAAGGACACCGCAACCCCATGAGCCTGCGCGAGCTCACCGAGCGCATGCAGAGCTTTTTTCTGGATGAATGGGAAGCGGTCTTTTTGGTGAACGAAGACCAGAAGGTGGGCTATGCCCTGTATAAATTTGGCACCGACGCTTTCGATGCCCGCATTCAAACGGTTTACCTGAGGCAATTTTTCATCGCCCACCCTTTTCGCAGACAGGGTCTGGGCAGACAGGCCTTTGAAACCCTCAAAAAAGCAGTGTTTCAGGACGCCCGCATCCACGTGGAGGTCCTGACCAGCAACGAACGGGGTGTGGCCTTCTGGAAAGCGGTGGGGTTCAAGCCTTACAGCCTGCATTTGCACACTTAAAGCTCATATACATCTTGTTTCATATTGCTGCCAATAGGGCGCAGCACGCTGCGCCCCTACAGGTCTCGTTTGAGATTTCTTCCATTGGGCGAGGCACGCCGTCTTGTGCAGAACGAGGGACCGCGAGATGGTCCCTCTGCACGCTCGCCCCTACAGACCCATTGAAGGTGTTGACCTTTGATTTTTTGCCCTCGGCTCTCGGCCCCTGGCTTTCTGTCTTCTGCTTTTTCGCAGTAAGATGTTTGGCGTGTATTTGGTCACTGAAGGTCTCATTGGTGTGGGCAAGACGAGCCTGAGCCGCTTGCTGGCACAGAAGTATCAGGCGTCCCTGACGCTGGAAGTCGTGGAAGACAACCCCTTTCTGGGTGGATTTTATGCAGACATGGAGCGTTATGCGTTTCAGGTGCAGGTGTTTTTTCTGCTGTCCCGCTTCAAGCAGTTGCAGCATGTCACCCAGGGGGATCTGTTTCACCTCAACCACGTGTCGGATTACATGTTCGACAAGGATTTCGTGTTTGCCAGCATGAACCTCAAAGACCATGAGTTCGATCTGTACCAGGAGCTGTATTCGCAGCTGAAACCCAAACTGGCCCATCCGGATCTGGTGGTGTACCTGCGGGCTGATCCGGAGTTTGTGAAAGAGCGCATTTTAAAGCGGGGCCGGGAATTCGAGCTGGACATGCCACTGGATTACCTGCAGAACCTCTCTGAGCACTACGACCGCTATTTTGAGACCTACCCGGGTCGGGTGCTGTGCATCAATGCTGCCGATTACGATTTTGTGGGCAAACCCGAAGATGCCCTGAAAATCCTCTCGGAAATTGAGGAGGCCCTGCAATGTACCTTGCCGTGAGTGGCAACATCGGGAGCGGCAAGAGCACCCTCACCCGACTGCTGTCCGAACGGCTGAAACTCACCCCGGTGTTTGAAACCGTGGATGAGAACCCGTACCTGGCGGATTTTTACCAGGACATGGCCCGTTATGCTTTTCACTCGCAGGTGTTTTTTCTGTCCCGGCGTCTGGAGCAACACCTGAAGGTGGTGAATGCCACACTGGATGTGGTGCAGGACCGCACCATCTTTGAAGATGCCTGGGTGTTTGCCAGAAACCTGTACCAGCAGGGCCACATGAGCAGGCGTGACTGGGAAACCTACCAGAGCCTGTTGCAAGGCATCCTGCCAGCACTCCGCATGCCAGATGTGTTGATCCACATTGAGGCCAGCCTGCCCACCCTGAAAAAACGCATTGCGTTGCGGGGCCGGGATTACGAGAAAGCCCTGCCTGACCAGTACCTGCAAAACCTCTCAGACCTGTACCAGTCTTTCATCGGGGAGTACACGGCTTCCAAGATCTACCTGCTGAATGGGGACGCCCTGGATTTTGTGGAAAACCCCGGCATCATCGAGAAGCTCTGTGAGGACATCGATGATGTGGTGGTGGGAGGGCTGTTTTGAAGCTCAGCCTGCTGCTTTCCCAGCTGGGTTTGTCTGCACACCCTGAAGCAGACCCTGAGGTTTCTGCGGTCACCCACAACAGTTCCTGGGTGAAGCCCGGTGCGGTGTTCGTGGCGGTGCGTGGCCTCAAGACCGATGGGCACAAATTCATTCCGCAAGCCCTGGAAAAAGGTGCTGTGGCGATTGTGGGCGAGGGCTTTGAGGGTGACTTGCCTGTTCCCTACATCAAAGTTGAACATGCCCGTCATGCTCTGGCAGATTTTGCCTGTGTGCTGCAGGGCCATCCCAGCAGGGCGTTGACCGTGGTGGGCATCACGGGAACGGATGGCAAGAGCACCACCAGCTGGATCACCTACCATTTGCTGCAATCTGCCGGAAAACCTTCGGGCTTGCTGTCCACAGTGGGATACCGGACCCCGGATGGGGTGCTGCACCATTTCCCGCAGCACCTGACCACCCCGGACAGCCCGGAAATCCAGAGCCTGCTGCGTGAACTGCTGGATGCAGGCGCCACGCACTGCGTGCTGGAAACCAGTTCCCATGCGCTGGAACTGGACCGGGTGCGTGGGGTGGAGTATGGGGTGGGCATCTTCACCAACCTGACCCCGGAGCATCTGGATTTCCATGGGGACATGGAAGGATACTTTCAGGCCAAGCGCAAGCTGATTGACCGCAGCCGTTTTGCCGTGCTGAATCAGGATGATCCCTATGCCAGACGCCTGACCGACCACCCCAGCCACACCACTTTTGGGTTCTCGGCAGAGGCGCAGTGGCGGGCCACCAACCTTCAAGAGGAGGCCTCTGGTCTGAATTTCACGGTGGTCTCCCCTGCTGGCACCTTTGATGTGGTGCTTCCCATGATTGGGCAGTTCAATGTGCTGAACGCCCTGGCGGCCATGGCGACCGCCCATCATCTGGGCCTGTCCATCCCTGAACTGCAAAAAGGACTGGCTTCTTTTCAGGGGATCCCTGGACGGATGCAACTCCTGAGCAGCCACCCACGGGTGATGGTGGATTTTGCCCACACCCCGCCCAGCCTGGAAAAAGCCCTGGAAGTGCTGCGTCCCAGCACCACCGGAAAACTCTGGGTGGTGGTGGGTTCCGCCGGAGGCAACCGGGATCCTTTGAAACGTGCCCCTCTGGGTGAGGTCGCATCCCGGCTCTCCGATCAGGCGATCTTCACAGAGGAGGACTGCCGGGACACCCCCATCCAGGAGATCTTGCAGGAAATGGAACGGGGGGCCAGCAGCACTGGAAACCAGAATTACCGTTCCATTGCAGACCGCAGGACAGCCATTCAGGAAGCCATCCATCAGGCTGGTCCTGAAGACACCGTGCTTCTGGCAGGCAAAGGTCCAGAAGACACCCTGGAACGCGCCAGTGAAACCCTCCCCTGGGATGAGGTGGCAGAGGCACTGCAAGCTCTGGGCACCAGAAAGCCCTCCTGAGTTTGTGCACAGAACAGGCCTTCAGCACACCCTGGAAGCCCGTTTTTTGCCTGAGGATGGACCAGAAAGTTCTTGTTGATACAGTTTAACCTTGAACTGTAACATTTGTCTGATTTTTTCTGTGGTTTCTCGGAAAAACTGAGGGCGACCATCCGGTCAAATTCAGGAGGTGTTTACAGGTGACGAAGGGACTCACTCGCCGCAACACACTTAAAATTCTGGGAGGAACATCCATGCTGCTCGCCGCAGGGATGCACTCAGGGGCCAGAGCACAGGAGAACCGTGTGACCTTACCAAACGGTGCTGGTTTCTACCGTTTCAAACTCGGAGATTTCACTTTCGTGGTGGTCAGCGATGGACAGGCCACCGGAGGAAACGCCCTTCCCAACTGGGGGGCCAATCCAGGCAGGCAGGAAGAATTCGCCGCTGTCCTGAAGGCCAACTTTGCCCCCGTTGAGCCTTTCACCAACAACTTCAACCCCATGCTCATTGACACCGGGAAAAACAAGGTCCTGATTGATACAGGTCGTGGAGGTGCAGCAGGGCAGCTTGTGCAGAACCTCAAGAATGCCGGGTATTCCCCGGACGACATCGACACCGTGTTCATCACCCACGGACACGGCGATCACATCGGAGGCATGTCAGACGCCGAAGGCAAATCGGTGTTCAAGAATGCAAAATTCGTGATGGGCCAGAGCGAGTTTGACTTCTGGGCCAGCCAGAACAATGCAGGCTTCAACAAGAACATCGTGGCCTTCAAAGACCGCTTCACTTTCATTCAGGATGGCGGGGAGATCGTTCCCGGTCTGTTGGGGGTGCTGACCCCCGGTCACACCGTGGGGCACATGTCGGTGCTGGCCACCTCTGGCACCGAAAAACTCATGCACTTTGCAGATGCCGGAGGACACTACATCCTGTCTCTGATGTTCCCCGAGCACTATCTGGGTTTTGACTCCAACCCGGAAAATGCCACTGCCACCCGCAAGAAAATCTTTGCGCAGGCCGCCAGTGAAAACCTGACCGTGGTGGGCTACCACTACGCCTGGCCTGGTGTGGGGCACATCCGAACCAAAGACGCCGCCTACGAGTTCGTGCCCATCTTCTTCAAATTCTGAGCATCCCACAAACAGATCCGGAAGTCCTGCTTCCGGGTCTTCTGCTGTCTCTTTTTCTGTCTCTGCTCACACTCCAAATGTTTTTCAGAGGTCTTCTCCCTATAATTGCAGTGTTTGGAGGAAACCCATGTTAAATCGCCTGTGGTTCTTGGGGGTTCTGTTGCTGGGGGCCTGTGCGCCCACCGCCAGTGGCCCCCAGGGGGAAAGCATCCCCCGCATCAAAAATTATTACCCGTTTGTGGCCGTGCAAGAAGACCAGCAGCGCACTTTCAAAGTGGAAATCTCTGGCAATGAAGCGGCTGTCCTGATGGGCAGAAACCTGGCCATTGATGGAACAAAACTTTCCAGTCAGCTGTATGCCCTTTACAAGAAGGGCACCTACGCTGTCACAGTGCAGGAGGGGGGCATTGTGTACATGCCCATCAGCAAGCTGATCGAGGTCAAGGGGTT
This window of the Deinococcus roseus genome carries:
- a CDS encoding GNAT family N-acetyltransferase, giving the protein MLDLSMFETFPILETERLILREIQATDAPAIYKLFSNPEVTRYHGTSTFQDPEQADDFVHFVQARYQQKGGIRWAIELKATGELLGTLGLNSIVQQRTVIGYDLSEAHWGKGYMPEAVQAMLDYAFQIGLYRVQALVIPGNHGSVRVLEKLGFQQEGLLRAWYHWEGRYWDMLSFSLLRTDRQKGAEG
- a CDS encoding LysR family transcriptional regulator, which translates into the protein MPRKHVHLELDVLRTFVTGVDLGNFGRAAERLSRSPSAISSQLKKLEQQAGTPIFQKSGRGLALTEAGEVLLGQARKLLDLNDETVNRLRGMELQGEVRLGIQEDFAEGILSDVLARFARSHPRIHMQAKVARNRDLKTAVETDDLDLALLWDDGTAPLHMQRLLEVPMVWIGPAAPRTLIWSTEDPLPLAAFEAPCLFRSEGTAHLDAADQPWRMTFTSPSLAGLWAAVSAGLGVTIRTPLGLPDSVQVIRDGSLPELPRIPLALYRVNPAPDASVLRLQEILQEVLQDILQP
- a CDS encoding UDP-N-acetylmuramoyl-L-alanyl-D-glutamate--2,6-diaminopimelate ligase codes for the protein MKLSLLLSQLGLSAHPEADPEVSAVTHNSSWVKPGAVFVAVRGLKTDGHKFIPQALEKGAVAIVGEGFEGDLPVPYIKVEHARHALADFACVLQGHPSRALTVVGITGTDGKSTTSWITYHLLQSAGKPSGLLSTVGYRTPDGVLHHFPQHLTTPDSPEIQSLLRELLDAGATHCVLETSSHALELDRVRGVEYGVGIFTNLTPEHLDFHGDMEGYFQAKRKLIDRSRFAVLNQDDPYARRLTDHPSHTTFGFSAEAQWRATNLQEEASGLNFTVVSPAGTFDVVLPMIGQFNVLNALAAMATAHHLGLSIPELQKGLASFQGIPGRMQLLSSHPRVMVDFAHTPPSLEKALEVLRPSTTGKLWVVVGSAGGNRDPLKRAPLGEVASRLSDQAIFTEEDCRDTPIQEILQEMERGASSTGNQNYRSIADRRTAIQEAIHQAGPEDTVLLAGKGPEDTLERASETLPWDEVAEALQALGTRKPS
- a CDS encoding pyridoxamine 5'-phosphate oxidase family protein → MPDFKPDFKQVLTTEAELTVLLGGEPSPLVKNKKRTALDEHARNFIAHSPFLVLSTSDQDGLCDASPKGDAPGFVQVLDDHTLLIPERPGNRLADGYRNVLSNPHVGLIFFIPGKSETFRVNGSARIITDPEHLETMQVQGKVPKLALAVTVEECFAHCGKAVLRSKLWGDREDTAPEVDIPAMIAAHARNSGATRESVQQGLEESYRERMY
- a CDS encoding tautomerase family protein, which gives rise to MDRRMPGTYTAISLLTQEVKSMPFVRISLHQGKTPTFLQTLADTIHHTLVDTFEVPTKDRFQVIHTLSEGHFYFSPDYLDIQRSHDLILIEIVAGRPRSTATKTLLYQTLASRLLQDLQVRPEDVMVIVQINTREDWSFGCGLAQMLEVQSWV
- a CDS encoding MBL fold metallo-hydrolase, which gives rise to MLLAAGMHSGARAQENRVTLPNGAGFYRFKLGDFTFVVVSDGQATGGNALPNWGANPGRQEEFAAVLKANFAPVEPFTNNFNPMLIDTGKNKVLIDTGRGGAAGQLVQNLKNAGYSPDDIDTVFITHGHGDHIGGMSDAEGKSVFKNAKFVMGQSEFDFWASQNNAGFNKNIVAFKDRFTFIQDGGEIVPGLLGVLTPGHTVGHMSVLATSGTEKLMHFADAGGHYILSLMFPEHYLGFDSNPENATATRKKIFAQAASENLTVVGYHYAWPGVGHIRTKDAAYEFVPIFFKF
- a CDS encoding DUF4865 family protein, whose translation is MGLMHYDIHLPGDHNMETIRERVRTRGHALDQLPGLTFKAYLLRESGKAGSTVNSYSPFYLWHSEHAMREFLLGPGFAGLSQDFGRPSVEHWMEMQFQKGKVFGKSPVWATLLRIPIAAGKDLSEAIHEAENQLNALQDHPALHCAVSGLDLRTWEQVLFALWTTDPSEQMGIHFQVLHLSCPGLEQEKV
- a CDS encoding GNAT family N-acetyltransferase; translated protein: MHLQKALPDDASELAKYNRDLIQDEGHRNPMSLRELTERMQSFFLDEWEAVFLVNEDQKVGYALYKFGTDAFDARIQTVYLRQFFIAHPFRRQGLGRQAFETLKKAVFQDARIHVEVLTSNERGVAFWKAVGFKPYSLHLHT
- a CDS encoding deoxynucleoside kinase, with product MYLVTEGLIGVGKTSLSRLLAQKYQASLTLEVVEDNPFLGGFYADMERYAFQVQVFFLLSRFKQLQHVTQGDLFHLNHVSDYMFDKDFVFASMNLKDHEFDLYQELYSQLKPKLAHPDLVVYLRADPEFVKERILKRGREFELDMPLDYLQNLSEHYDRYFETYPGRVLCINAADYDFVGKPEDALKILSEIEEALQCTLP
- a CDS encoding deoxynucleoside kinase, producing MYLAVSGNIGSGKSTLTRLLSERLKLTPVFETVDENPYLADFYQDMARYAFHSQVFFLSRRLEQHLKVVNATLDVVQDRTIFEDAWVFARNLYQQGHMSRRDWETYQSLLQGILPALRMPDVLIHIEASLPTLKKRIALRGRDYEKALPDQYLQNLSDLYQSFIGEYTASKIYLLNGDALDFVENPGIIEKLCEDIDDVVVGGLF